One Paraburkholderia caballeronis genomic window, TCGTGTCGACCGACGCGCCGACGCCGGCCCCGGCCGAAGAACAGACGCCAGACAGCGGCGAAGCGAAACGGTTTGCGATCGTCGGCGCGGGCGCGGCCGGCGCGGCGGCGTGTGCGGCGCTGCGCGAACTCGGTTTTCGCGGCCGCATCGTGCTGATCGATCATGAAACGACGACGCCGTACGATCGCACCGCGCTCAGCAAGTTCGTGCCGTCCGGCGAACTCGCCGCGCGCGACGTGTATCCGCTGCTCGACGACGATTTTTTCGCGGATCAGCAGATCGACCAGAAGCTTGCGAACGTCGCGACGCTCGATGCCCGCGCGGCCGAAATCCGCTTCGACAACGAGACCGACCCGCTGCGCTACGACGCGGCGCTGATCGCGACCGGCAGCGTGCCGAAGCCGCCGCCGGTGCGCGGCTTCGACGACGCGGCCGTGCGCGGGCGCGTGGTGATGCTGCGCAACGTGAACGACGCGGCGCGCATCGAGCAGTGGGCGGCGGCGGGCCATCGGGCGGTCGTGATCGGCGGCAGTTTCATCGGGCTCGAAGTCGCGTCGTCGCTGCGCAAGCGCGGGCTCGACGTGACTGTCGTGTCGCCGGAGCGGGTGCCGTTCGCGAAGCAGTTCGGCGACGAGATCGGCGCGCTGTTCATGCAGTTGCATCGGCAGAACGGCACGACGCTAGAAATGGACACCCAGGTCGAGGCGATCGAGCCCGGCGAGCCGCTGACCGTGCGAACGAAGAACGGCAAGCAATTCGCGTGCGACTTCGTCGTCGCGGGGACCGGCGTGACGCCGGCTACGTCGTTCATCGCGGGCGTCGGGCGCAACGACGACGGCGGGCTGAACGTCGACGCGTCGATGCGCGTCGCCCCTAACCTGTTCGCGGCCGGCGACGTCGCGTGTTTCGAAACGCAGGGCGGCCAGCGGATACGCATCGAGCACTGGCGCGTCGCGCAGCAGCAGTCCCGCGCGGCCGCGCGCGGGATGCTCGGGCTCGATGCGCGCCAGCCGGCGGTGCCGTTCTTCTGGACGTACCACTACGGGAAACGGTTCGACTACCTCGGTCATGCGCGCGCGGGCGACTGGGATTCGTGCCTCACGCTCGGCGAGCCGGAACGGTACGCGTTCGTCACGCTGTATTGCCGCGACGGCCGGGTCATCGCGGCGCTGGGCTGCGAGCGCGAAACGGCCATCGCGCTGCTCGCGGAAGCGATGCGCGAACCGCTGCCGGCCGACGACGCACGCCGCATCGTCGAACAGGCTGACAACGGCGATGCGGGGTGACGATGCCGAAAAACGGTGGTGGATGAGGCTGGGCTGCTCACGTTGGACGCACCGGAACAGGCAAGCTTCTTTCGGCACTCACGTCCACCAACGGCCAAGCCGCTGAACAGCGCCTTGCAGGCGCGACGCCGACCGCACGAAGCCGCCAGCCCTGCCGTACACGGACCCGCGCGAATCATCCGCGCGCCCATCGCGCGGCGTCCGCGCTCCTCGCCTGCTCCATGATCGCGTCCGCGATCGCCGCCGCGTGCTGGAACGGCTCGACCACCGACCATCTCGACCAGTGCAGGTCCGCGCCGTCCGAACCCACGCGGAACGCGCGCGAGCCGTCCGCGAACAGCAGGCACTCGACGCGCAGCGGCGCGCAGCCGGCGGCCGCGACCGGGCCGAGGCCCCCTTTCTCCACGATGAAGTGCAGATTCCCCTCCCGCAGCAGATCGGCTGCGGCCTGATCGTCCGGCTCTCGTCGATTCAAAAGAATCGCTGCGATTTCGGCATCCAACATGGCGGCCCTCCTTGCTTCCGCACGGGCTGGCCGGGTCGCGGCGAAACACGTCGCGCCCGACCGCCTGCACTACCCGTTCGAGCGGTCACACGACTACTATAGCCGACTTGCTGCGATGCAACACGTATAGTGTGAGCCGCGACCGGAAAGGTCGCGGCGGGATTCCGGCTCCGGCCTCGCGCACGCGGCTTCCGGGCGCGCGAGGCCCGCTTATTGGGCATCGGTAGGCACCATGGTAGTATTCGTCACTTTTCTGTCACACCCCCGATCGCAAATGATTTGCGACCTATGCAGGAAACTCCTCGCCGCGGAAGGCATCGCGCCGCCTCACGGCGCGCTCGCCGCCGACGGCCGTCCGAAGAAGCTGCGGCCGGTCATGCGCCGGCCGGTGCGCGTGTTCCGCTACGGCTGCATCGACTGCGGCGCGAACTGGATGCTCGATCTCGACCCGCTGAAGCCGGCCGACAGCGGCTGGACGTGGCTCGGCAACGCGCGAAGCATCCTCGAACCGGCGTCCGCGCTCGCTGAAACGCGCTAGCCGCGCGCAAACGCGCGGCGCGTTCGCATCCGCGGCCGCCCCGGACGGCAAACACCATCAGCGCGCCGAAGCCGAAGCCGGACTCGCACCCGCACCCGCACCCGGCCCCGCCGCGAACGCGCGATACACCGCGTCGCGCAACTCGCGCGGAAACTCGCCCGACATTCCTTCGACCGCCGTGTTGGTCAGCGCGACCACCGCGATGTCGTTCACCGGATCGAAGAACCACGTGTGGCCATACGCGCCGCCCCACTGG contains:
- a CDS encoding FAD-dependent oxidoreductase, translating into MSDSSSLHQVAKRSQLRDHVPLRVEAGDTPVLLIRDGETVHAYRADCPHAGAPLEHGAICHGRLVCPWHKATFDVSTGALLEPPALQGLSRYRVELRGDDVLVSTDAPTPAPAEEQTPDSGEAKRFAIVGAGAAGAAACAALRELGFRGRIVLIDHETTTPYDRTALSKFVPSGELAARDVYPLLDDDFFADQQIDQKLANVATLDARAAEIRFDNETDPLRYDAALIATGSVPKPPPVRGFDDAAVRGRVVMLRNVNDAARIEQWAAAGHRAVVIGGSFIGLEVASSLRKRGLDVTVVSPERVPFAKQFGDEIGALFMQLHRQNGTTLEMDTQVEAIEPGEPLTVRTKNGKQFACDFVVAGTGVTPATSFIAGVGRNDDGGLNVDASMRVAPNLFAAGDVACFETQGGQRIRIEHWRVAQQQSRAAARGMLGLDARQPAVPFFWTYHYGKRFDYLGHARAGDWDSCLTLGEPERYAFVTLYCRDGRVIAALGCERETAIALLAEAMREPLPADDARRIVEQADNGDAG